A single window of Colletes latitarsis isolate SP2378_abdomen chromosome 4, iyColLati1, whole genome shotgun sequence DNA harbors:
- the LOC143341388 gene encoding transketolase-like protein 2 isoform X2, which yields MVCDTNMEKLQDLATRLRIECIKATEASKSGHPTSCSSMAEIMSVLFFHTMRYKVSAPRDPSSDRFVLSKGHAAPILYAAWAEAGLFPTSELLNLRKIDSDLEGHPTPRLNFVDVGTGSLGQGLSVAAGMAYVGKNYDKANYRVYCLIGDGESAEGSIWEALHFSSYYKLDNLCAIFDVNRLGQSEPTSLQHNMEVYRKRLEAFGFNALVVDGHDVEELVKAFHEAQNTKGRPTAILAKTFKGKYFPNIEDLENWHGKPLGNTANEVIQHLTGMMKNSGPLGLHPQKPLVDDAPVVDISNVKLASPPSYKLGEQVATRLAYGTALAKLAKNNPRVIALDGDTKNSTYAEKIKAVDPARFVEGFIAEQNIVGVAIGAACRDRTVAFVSAFATFFTRAFDQIRMGAISQTNVNFVGSHCGVSIGEDGPSQMGLEDIAMFRTVPGSTIFYPCDAVSTERAIELAANTKGICFVRTSRPATAVLYKNDEPFVVGKGKVVKSSAKDRVLLVGVGVTLHEALKAAEDLSKVGVNVRVIDPFTVKPLDAQLILKNAKEVGGKVITVEDHYIEGGLGDAVLSAVALEKNVVVKKLAVTEVPRSGPPSVLLDKYGISANKIVAAVQEMLKL from the exons ATGGTGTGTGATACGAACATGGAAAAACTCCAAGATCTTGCGACCAGGCTTCGCATTGAATGTATTAAGGCGACCGAGGCATCGAAAAGCGG TCATCCGACATCATGTTCTTCAATGGCCGAAATTATGTCCGTTTTATTCTTCCACACGATGCGCTATAAAGTATCGGCACCACGCGATCCCAGCAGCGATAGATTTGTTCTGAGCAAAGGTCATGCAGCTCCTATTCTTTATGCAG CATGGGCCGAGGCAGGCCTTTTCCCAACGAGCGAATTATTAAATTTGAGAAAGATCGATAGTGATTTAGAAGGACATCCTACTCCGCGACTAAATTTTGTCGATGTGGGAACCGGTTCCCTAGGACAAGGTCTCTCTGTTGCAGCAGGGATGGCCTATGTAGGAAAAAATTACGACAAAGCTAATTATCG TGTGTACTGTCTGATCGGTGATGGAGAATCAGCAGAAGGTTCAATATGGGAAGCGCTTCACTTTTCGTCTTACTACAAATTAGACAATCTCTGTGCTATTTTTGACGTAAATCGTCTCGGTCAAAGCGAACCAACGTCTCTTCAACATAACATGGAAGTTTATCGTAAAAGACTCGAAGCTTTCGGCTTCAATGCTTTGGTTGTCGATGGCCACGATGTCGAAGAATTGGTCAAG GCTTTCCACGAAGCACAAAATACAAAAGGTCGCCCAACTGCTATTCTGGCGAAGACATTCAAGGGAAAATACTTCCCCAATATCGAAGATCTAGAAAACTGGCATGGGAAACCTCTTGGCAACACAGCAAACGAAGTGATTCAA CATTTAACTGGGATGATGAAAAATTCTGGCCCCCTTGGATTACATCCTCAGAAACCACTAGTCGATGATGCTCCGGTAGTAGACATCAGTAACGTTAAGTTAGCATCGCCTCCAAGTTATAAACTAGGAGAACAAGTAGCTACTAGATTAGCGTATGGTACAGCTTTAGCCAAG tTGGCTAAAAATAATCCCCGCGTTATCGCTCTGGACGGTGATACGAAAAATTCTACGTACGCAGAAAAAATCAAGGCCGTTGATCCAGCCCGTTTTGTCGAAGGCTTTATTGCCGAACAAAATATTGTGGGTGTTGCAATCGGTGCAGCCTGCAGAGACAGAACCGTTGCGTTTGTATCAGCATTCGCAACTTTCTTCACTCGTGCCTTTGATCAG ATCCGAATGGGTGCTATTTCGCAAACCAATGTTAACTTTGTCGGTTCGCATTGTGGTGTTTCTATCGGAGAAGACGGTCCTTCGCAGATGGGTCTGGAAGATATAGCTATGTTCCGTACAGTTCCTGGCTCAACCATTTTTTACCCATGCGATGCCGTTTCAACGGAACGTGCTATTGAACTAGCAGCTAATACAAAGGGCATCTGTTTCGTACGTACTTCTCGCCCTGCCACTGCAGTTCTATACAAAAATGACGAACCTTTTGTCGTCGGCAAGGGTAAGGTAGTTAAATCTTCCGCAAAAGATCGAGTTCTCCTCGTTGGAGTCGGTGTAACTTTACACGAGGCACTTAAAGCTGCCGAGGATTTGTCTAAAGTCGGAGTAAACGTTCGAGTGATTGATCCGTTTACGGTTAAACCTCTCGATGCTCAATTGATACTTAAGAATGCCAAAGAAGTTGGTGGAAAGGTAATTACGGTCGAAGATCATTACATCGAAGGTGGTTTGGGCGACGCAGTCTTGTCGGCGGTTGCTTTGGAGAAAAATGTTGTAGTTAAAAAGCTGGCTGTCACGGAAGTGCCACGTTCTGGCCCTCCAAGCGTACTGTTGGATAAGTATGGAATTAGTGCAAATAAAATAGTTGCTGCTGTTCAGGAAATGTTAAAGTTGTAA
- the LOC143341388 gene encoding transketolase-like protein 2 isoform X1 yields the protein MANYHKPESKTIQELKDIGTKLRIHSIEATQASKSGHPTSCSSMAEIMSVLFFHTMRYKVSAPRDPSSDRFVLSKGHAAPILYAAWAEAGLFPTSELLNLRKIDSDLEGHPTPRLNFVDVGTGSLGQGLSVAAGMAYVGKNYDKANYRVYCLIGDGESAEGSIWEALHFSSYYKLDNLCAIFDVNRLGQSEPTSLQHNMEVYRKRLEAFGFNALVVDGHDVEELVKAFHEAQNTKGRPTAILAKTFKGKYFPNIEDLENWHGKPLGNTANEVIQHLTGMMKNSGPLGLHPQKPLVDDAPVVDISNVKLASPPSYKLGEQVATRLAYGTALAKLAKNNPRVIALDGDTKNSTYAEKIKAVDPARFVEGFIAEQNIVGVAIGAACRDRTVAFVSAFATFFTRAFDQIRMGAISQTNVNFVGSHCGVSIGEDGPSQMGLEDIAMFRTVPGSTIFYPCDAVSTERAIELAANTKGICFVRTSRPATAVLYKNDEPFVVGKGKVVKSSAKDRVLLVGVGVTLHEALKAAEDLSKVGVNVRVIDPFTVKPLDAQLILKNAKEVGGKVITVEDHYIEGGLGDAVLSAVALEKNVVVKKLAVTEVPRSGPPSVLLDKYGISANKIVAAVQEMLKL from the exons TCATCCGACATCATGTTCTTCAATGGCCGAAATTATGTCCGTTTTATTCTTCCACACGATGCGCTATAAAGTATCGGCACCACGCGATCCCAGCAGCGATAGATTTGTTCTGAGCAAAGGTCATGCAGCTCCTATTCTTTATGCAG CATGGGCCGAGGCAGGCCTTTTCCCAACGAGCGAATTATTAAATTTGAGAAAGATCGATAGTGATTTAGAAGGACATCCTACTCCGCGACTAAATTTTGTCGATGTGGGAACCGGTTCCCTAGGACAAGGTCTCTCTGTTGCAGCAGGGATGGCCTATGTAGGAAAAAATTACGACAAAGCTAATTATCG TGTGTACTGTCTGATCGGTGATGGAGAATCAGCAGAAGGTTCAATATGGGAAGCGCTTCACTTTTCGTCTTACTACAAATTAGACAATCTCTGTGCTATTTTTGACGTAAATCGTCTCGGTCAAAGCGAACCAACGTCTCTTCAACATAACATGGAAGTTTATCGTAAAAGACTCGAAGCTTTCGGCTTCAATGCTTTGGTTGTCGATGGCCACGATGTCGAAGAATTGGTCAAG GCTTTCCACGAAGCACAAAATACAAAAGGTCGCCCAACTGCTATTCTGGCGAAGACATTCAAGGGAAAATACTTCCCCAATATCGAAGATCTAGAAAACTGGCATGGGAAACCTCTTGGCAACACAGCAAACGAAGTGATTCAA CATTTAACTGGGATGATGAAAAATTCTGGCCCCCTTGGATTACATCCTCAGAAACCACTAGTCGATGATGCTCCGGTAGTAGACATCAGTAACGTTAAGTTAGCATCGCCTCCAAGTTATAAACTAGGAGAACAAGTAGCTACTAGATTAGCGTATGGTACAGCTTTAGCCAAG tTGGCTAAAAATAATCCCCGCGTTATCGCTCTGGACGGTGATACGAAAAATTCTACGTACGCAGAAAAAATCAAGGCCGTTGATCCAGCCCGTTTTGTCGAAGGCTTTATTGCCGAACAAAATATTGTGGGTGTTGCAATCGGTGCAGCCTGCAGAGACAGAACCGTTGCGTTTGTATCAGCATTCGCAACTTTCTTCACTCGTGCCTTTGATCAG ATCCGAATGGGTGCTATTTCGCAAACCAATGTTAACTTTGTCGGTTCGCATTGTGGTGTTTCTATCGGAGAAGACGGTCCTTCGCAGATGGGTCTGGAAGATATAGCTATGTTCCGTACAGTTCCTGGCTCAACCATTTTTTACCCATGCGATGCCGTTTCAACGGAACGTGCTATTGAACTAGCAGCTAATACAAAGGGCATCTGTTTCGTACGTACTTCTCGCCCTGCCACTGCAGTTCTATACAAAAATGACGAACCTTTTGTCGTCGGCAAGGGTAAGGTAGTTAAATCTTCCGCAAAAGATCGAGTTCTCCTCGTTGGAGTCGGTGTAACTTTACACGAGGCACTTAAAGCTGCCGAGGATTTGTCTAAAGTCGGAGTAAACGTTCGAGTGATTGATCCGTTTACGGTTAAACCTCTCGATGCTCAATTGATACTTAAGAATGCCAAAGAAGTTGGTGGAAAGGTAATTACGGTCGAAGATCATTACATCGAAGGTGGTTTGGGCGACGCAGTCTTGTCGGCGGTTGCTTTGGAGAAAAATGTTGTAGTTAAAAAGCTGGCTGTCACGGAAGTGCCACGTTCTGGCCCTCCAAGCGTACTGTTGGATAAGTATGGAATTAGTGCAAATAAAATAGTTGCTGCTGTTCAGGAAATGTTAAAGTTGTAA